CGCGCAGCGCCGGGTAATCGCCCCCGCGCACCCCGCGCGCGCTCTTGACCCCGACTGCCAGGTCGTTTTGTCCCTGGAAGAGCACGTCCAACCCCAAATCCACCACATCGCCCAATGTCTTGAGCGCAATTTGCTTCCATGTGGCATTGGGTGAAACGGGCCGCTCCTCATTGCGGCCGGCCAGCACCAGGTAGGGCACATGGTCCGGCTGCGTCAGCCCGTTGATTTCGCTCAGCAGGGGCGAATCTGGCTCCATGTCCCCCGTGGAGATGGCCCGCTGCAGCGCCTGCTTCAGGAACCAACTGCCGATGAGCGCGGGAACGGTGGGCGCCGCACTGTTGAGCAGCACGCTGCCCAGCCAGGTGATGGCCTGCTTGCCGTACTTGACCAGCGGCGTGCCGGCGTTGGGCGGCCCCGCCATCACCAGGCGATCCACAAACGCCGCGCCGCCCCATTTTTCGATCATGGTGCGCGACACCAGTGAGCCGAGGCTGTGGACATACAGATCGAGCTGGCGCCCATCCTCCGGTCGGAACCCTGCTTTGACCAGCGCCTGCTGCAGGGTCTTGGCGTTGTCAGAGACCGAGGTGTTGAACGTCTCGTAATCGAACGTGATGATGCGGTAGTCCAACCCCTCCGAATTCAGCCACTGCGCCGGGCCTTGCACCATCCAACGTGAGTCTGAGGTGAAGCCGTGGACAAAGAGGGCCACCTTAGAGACCCCTTCCAGATCGCCATCCTTGATCGGCGTGTACTCTACCTCACCGGCCGCGTTGACCTGCGCGTGGCGCAGGCCGATGTCGGGAATCTCCTGGCCGCTGATCTTGTACAGATAGAGGCGAAGGGTGCGCCCCACCCCGCGCGTCGTGGGACTTGGGGGCAGCCAGTCAATCTGCAGCGACTGCATCGGCAGGCCAACGCCGCGAGTGCCGGCGCGCACGCCCACCAGGCCAGGCATGTCCTCCATCGCGTCAGGGGTCGCGCCCATCTGACCGACCGGATAGTAAGCCATACCGTCGGTGGCGATGGCGATGATGGCTTGCGTTCCCTCCTCGACCGGCACATCGAAGCTGAGCGCGCCGCCCTGCGCGGCCAGGTCCACATAGGCTGCACCCTGCGCTGCACCCGCGCTGCGCCGCGCTGCGCCTGGCGGGGGCGCGAAACGGTACGGCTCGATGCCCGGCAAATCGGCCAGCAGGTTGGGCGGCGGCAAGGCGGTTTCGCCCGCGCCGAGGCCCGGCCGCCATTCGCCGGGGTTCAGCGTGGCGCTGACATCGGGCGCCTTGCGCAGGACCACGCCGGTGCCCCTGAGCAGCGCACTGCTGAAGCCAGGCGCCAGGGTGGTGGCCGGCAGCCCGGCCGCGCCCTCGCGCCGCACCGTCAGGCCTGCCGTCACGGTGGCCCAATCATCGGCCGCCTGCGCATAGACGGACGTCGCCGACTTGCTGCCGGGCTTCACTGCCGCTTGCCAGAGCAAGCGCTGCAAGGAAGACGCGTGGTCGAGATCCGGATCACGGCTTGCGGCCTGCGTCAACACGGAGAAGTCGGTGGGCTGGCTGGTGACGAAGAACTTGAAGAAGTCGGTGGCTTCGTTGGCGACATAGGGCAGTTCGGTCATGAGACTGCCCTCGTCGAACCGGAGTGCATGACTCTTGCCGGGCGCCAGGGGCGGGAAGTCGTTTTCAAGTACTGGATAGAGTTTGTGAATCCGCCAATCGGCGCTCAGGGCCAGCACGGTGACATAAACCGTCGTCGCGCCACGGTTGGTGAAGCGCATCAAGTACGGCTCGCGCTCCCTGACCACCAGTTGCCCGCCCTGCTGCGGCGCCAGCGTCTGACCGCTGTTGGCGCCGGCCGCCGCCTGGCGTTCGAAGCGGATCTCCAGGGCATTGACCAGGCCGGAGTTGGGGTTTTCGATGTGCAGGACGTTCTGGAAACGGGCGACCGCCTCCAGACGAGATTGGACGTCGCTTTCAAGGTTGGGCGCTTGCGCCGGGACCGGCTGCATCATCAGGCGGCCGTCAGGGAAGATCAGGCTGATGGCCTGTGCCTGCACCAGGACTTGCGCATCGGTTCCGGCCCCTTCACCTTCATCGGTGATGCGCAGACGACCGGAAGCGGGCAGCGCGTCCTGCAGCCCGGCCAACACCGCTTCCTGGCCGGCCTCGGCCGTCAGCGCCACACGCAGGCGTTGATCGCCCGAATTGCGCACCAGTTCCACGCTGCGCGCACGCAGGGGCACGCTATTCGGGTCTACATCATCTGGCAGCCACGCCTGGCTGCTGATGCCGCCTACCTGGACGATCGTGGCCGTCGCCAGGCGGTTGCTGTCCTTGTCGAAACGGCGTGTACGCGGCCGAAACAGGGCGATCTGCGATCCCGTTCTCATGCCGTGGGCAGCTCCCGCGCCAATCTCGACCAGGCGGTTGGCGGCATCCACCCGATTGACGTAGAAGAAGGGCTGCTGACCGGAGAATTCACGCGCGAAGAGCGGCCGATCCAGTGCGCCTTCGATCTGCGGATTCTGGCGGTAGCGCGAGGAAACCTCGGCCGTCACCGACTCGAAGACATCGCGGAACGTGGCGTCGGCCGCGGCGGACTGCATGGACTGCATCAGGAAATAGGTCAGCGCGCCGTAGCGCCCGCCCTCAGGCGCGCGGTGTTCGTTGGACTCTTCATTGTCGCGG
This portion of the Candidatus Amarolinea dominans genome encodes:
- a CDS encoding caspase family protein, whose protein sequence is MAPSSITTTGGVRRSLHIAVDKYRHAGPFLPNLAGCENDIRAMRQLLTSRFGFEERNAVLLINEQATRQAITAAWHGLTEQTQAGDTVFIQYSGHGSQMRDVHGDEEDGMDETILPHDTRDPGRQVFDITDDEIKEWVDALLAKTDNVVLLFDCCHSASATRQVGAPTVPTRRADPDPRDPPPAAAGARSVDVVEHGPSGWFPPNERLVFMAGCRDNEESNEHRAPEGGRYGALTYFLMQSMQSAAADATFRDVFESVTAEVSSRYRQNPQIEGALDRPLFAREFSGQQPFFYVNRVDAANRLVEIGAGAAHGMRTGSQIALFRPRTRRFDKDSNRLATATIVQVGGISSQAWLPDDVDPNSVPLRARSVELVRNSGDQRLRVALTAEAGQEAVLAGLQDALPASGRLRITDEGEGAGTDAQVLVQAQAISLIFPDGRLMMQPVPAQAPNLESDVQSRLEAVARFQNVLHIENPNSGLVNALEIRFERQAAAGANSGQTLAPQQGGQLVVREREPYLMRFTNRGATTVYVTVLALSADWRIHKLYPVLENDFPPLAPGKSHALRFDEGSLMTELPYVANEATDFFKFFVTSQPTDFSVLTQAASRDPDLDHASSLQRLLWQAAVKPGSKSATSVYAQAADDWATVTAGLTVRREGAAGLPATTLAPGFSSALLRGTGVVLRKAPDVSATLNPGEWRPGLGAGETALPPPNLLADLPGIEPYRFAPPPGAARRSAGAAQGAAYVDLAAQGGALSFDVPVEEGTQAIIAIATDGMAYYPVGQMGATPDAMEDMPGLVGVRAGTRGVGLPMQSLQIDWLPPSPTTRGVGRTLRLYLYKISGQEIPDIGLRHAQVNAAGEVEYTPIKDGDLEGVSKVALFVHGFTSDSRWMVQGPAQWLNSEGLDYRIITFDYETFNTSVSDNAKTLQQALVKAGFRPEDGRQLDLYVHSLGSLVSRTMIEKWGGAAFVDRLVMAGPPNAGTPLVKYGKQAITWLGSVLLNSAAPTVPALIGSWFLKQALQRAISTGDMEPDSPLLSEINGLTQPDHVPYLVLAGRNEERPVSPNATWKQIALKTLGDVVDLGLDVLFQGQNDLAVGVKSARGVRGGDYPALRVVEMTCNHFGYFGSPQGQEAILRWLAP